The following are from one region of the Achromobacter xylosoxidans genome:
- the tagF gene encoding type VI secretion system-associated protein TagF — protein sequence MELAVERGRVGWYGKIPAAGDFVHRRLPRELITWWDRWLQFGLAALKQAPDINAARGFASAPIWNFAIPAGPGAGVAQLGCITPSRDRVGRGYPLCVVMAVPPAQYHSSILDGASDYYRQIGASMLAAVRHGCPAEQFDRSLQQVRTPAAAPGAAAPRGGSDIMDILSAGREQDSAPLARRALGAWPDLPFCFNPSSHTSYWWTNQADGAALQTYIHGGALNATLFARLFSSLPTWHP from the coding sequence ATGGAGCTAGCAGTGGAGCGTGGGCGTGTGGGCTGGTACGGCAAGATTCCGGCGGCGGGCGACTTCGTGCACCGGCGCCTGCCGCGTGAGCTGATCACCTGGTGGGACCGCTGGCTGCAGTTCGGGCTGGCGGCGCTGAAGCAGGCGCCAGACATCAATGCCGCGCGCGGCTTCGCGTCGGCGCCCATCTGGAATTTCGCGATTCCGGCGGGGCCGGGCGCGGGCGTCGCACAGCTGGGCTGCATCACGCCCAGCCGCGACCGGGTGGGCCGGGGCTATCCGCTGTGCGTGGTCATGGCCGTGCCGCCCGCGCAATACCACAGCAGCATCCTGGATGGCGCCAGCGACTACTACCGGCAGATCGGCGCCAGCATGCTGGCGGCGGTGCGCCATGGCTGCCCGGCGGAACAGTTCGACCGCAGCCTGCAGCAGGTGCGTACGCCTGCCGCGGCGCCGGGCGCCGCCGCGCCGCGCGGCGGCAGCGACATCATGGACATCCTGAGCGCCGGCCGGGAGCAGGACTCCGCGCCGCTGGCGCGCCGCGCGCTGGGCGCCTGGCCCGATCTGCCGTTCTGCTTCAACCCCAGTTCCCACACCAGCTATTGGTGGACCAACCAGGCGGACGGCGCGGCATTGCAGACCTACATCCATGGCGGCGCGTTGAACGCGACGCTGTTCGCCAGGCTGTTCTCATCCCTGCCGACCTGGCATCCCTGA